TCAAGTACGTTTTGGAACACCACCCAAGATACGTTGTCTTGGCTTCTCACTTGGGTAGACCAAACGGTGaaagaaacgaaaaatACTCTTTGGCTCCAGTTGCTAAGGAATTGCAATCATTGTTGGGTAAGGATGTCACCTTCTTGAACGACTGTGTCGGTCCAGAAGTTGAAGCCGCTGTCAAGGCTTCTGCCCCAGGTTCCGTTATTTTGTTGGAAAACTTGCGTTACCACatcgaagaagaaggttcCAGAAAGGTCGATGGTCAAAAGGTCAAGGCTTCCAAGGAAGATGTTCAAAAGTTCAGACACGAATTGAGCTCTTTGGCTGATGTTTACATCAACGATGCCTTCGGTACCGCTCACAGAGCTCACTCTTCTATGGTCGGTTTCGACTTGCCACAACGTGCTGCCGGTTTCTTGTTGGAAAAGGAATTGAAGTACTTCGGTAAGGCTTTGGAGAACCCAACCAGACCATTCTTGGCCATCTTAGGTGGTGCCAAGGTTGCTGACAAGATTCAATTGATTGACAACTTGTTGGACAAGGTCGACTCTATCAtcattggtggtggtatGGCTTTCACCTTCAAGAAGGTTTTGGAAAACACTGAAATCGGTGACTCCATCTTCGACAAGGCTGGTGCTGAAATCGTTCCAAAGTTGATGGAAAAGGCCAAGGCCAAGGGTGTCGAAGTCGTCTTGCCAGTCGACTTCATCATTGCTGATGCTTTCTCTGCTGATGCCAACACCAAGACTGTCACTGACAAGGAAGGTATTCCAGCTGGCTGGCAAGGGTTGGACAATGGTCCAGAATCTAGAAAGTTGTTTGCTGCTACTGTTGCAAAGGCTAAGACCATTGTCTGGAACGGTCCACCAGGTGTTTTCGAATTCGAAAAGTTCGCTGCTGGTACTAAGGCTTTGTTAGACGAAGTTGTCAAGAGCTCTGCTGCTGGTAACACCGTCAtcattggtggtggtgaCACTGCCACTGTCGCTAAGAAGTACGGTGTCACTGACAAGATCTCCCATGTCTCTACTGGTGGTGGTGCTTCTTTGGAATTATTGGAAGGTAAGGAATTGCCAGGTGTTGCTTTCTTATccgaaaagaaataaattgAATTGAATTGAAATCGATagatcaatttttttcttttctctttcccCATCCTTTACGCTAAAATAATagtttattttattttttgaatattttttatttatatacgtatatataGACTATTATTTATCTTTTAATGATTATTAagatttttattaaaaaaaaattcgcTCCTCTTTTAATGCCTTTAtgcagtttttttttcccattCGATATTTCTATGTTCGGGTTCAGCGTATTTTAAGTTTAATAACTCGAAAATTCTGCGTTCGTTAAAGCTTTCGAGAAGGATATTATTTCGAAATAAACCGTGTTGTGTAAGCTTGAAGCCTTTTTGCGCTGCCAATATTCTTATCCATCTATTGTACTCTTTAGATCCAGTATAGTGTATTCTTCCTGCTCCAAGCTCATCCCACTtgcaacaaaaaaagtctAATCTTCTGCAATAATTTCCATCCTTGGCATTCAGAGACATATATTGGTCAATCggttttaattttgtttcttcttcttcttcttcttcaattaaCAATGTGccttcatcatttttcatttctttcaGTTCTTCTAATTCTCTTGGAGACAATTTGACTCccatgaaaaatttcttgattaTCTCAGAAGAATACCAcctctttctttctccATACCCAACAATCTTCGCTGTACGAAATCTCTCCACTATTCTTTTTAAGAATAGCTTTTCCAAGTTTGGCGTTAGCTGTAAAAAACAATGGATATAGCCATCCTTGTACAACTTAATACAAAGCGTTTCCATGATTTTTGCCAACTCGGTCGTGTCATTACAAAACggcttgaaaaataaaagatcAATGTCACCACACTTGGAATAGCCCCTATTATAACTTCCCTGTAATTCGACTTGGCATTCAGGATCAATGCCACGCAGCGCTTTTTGAACCTTCTTTAAATGTGTGAAACATTCATTCCGAGACATCTTGCATAACCAATCGTCGTAATATGACCAACCAAATAAAATTGTCCAATCTGATACAAACTCCTCTGGGTCCTTCTTAGCTGCAACACAAAagctttcaaaatttagaaGATTCCAGCGTTTAGCAATTTCCGACCCAATGCCGTaacaatttttgaagtattTCAACTTGTCTTCTAATCCCACTGAATCATTTAAACCTGGTAAAACTCCCGTATCTAATATAActtgtatttttttggcaATACTAGGCCCGATATTCCTTAATTTAGTATGTGCTTCTTCACCGGAACGAACATTGAAATCGCAATTTTCCATCGACTGTTTAGCCAGTCTATAACTTCTTGCACGAAATTTCTCACCTTCGAtctcatatttttttgttaaccTTTTCAACGCTCCGATAATCAAttcattgtttttgtaCTTCGTTTTGTCAGTAACAAGGGAAGCTCTTCCTTTATCCCCCTGTAAGAGTCGCTTAAGAGGTTTTGAAGCTTGTATCATATCTTTATTGTTGCTGTCATCATTCCTTTCACTTTCTACGTCAGTTGAAATCTCACTCTCTTTATCAGTAGAACTTTGTCCGTCATCAGCGTTATCTGATATAACGATAATGGATGGTTGAAATTTAATCAAATCATCTTTTTGAAACGCAAATTTATCATTCTGGACCCACTTTGTGATGCAACTGGTTTTCACACATTGAATGCCTGACTGTTCAATCTTACCAAGAAATTCATCGACATCATTTAAGCCTGCTTCCCTTTGGAAAATATCTTTCTGAGTCAAATGCATATCAGAATCAACAAAGGAGTCCTCAATCAAAATGACCACTTCCTTACGGCTAGATTGAAGACAATTTTGAATACTTGACACAATTGTGGCGCCCTTTTTCTCCAATATACTCTTAAAGAACTTATTGGAAGATGTGTTAGGATTAGGTAAAAAGGCGAAAAATTTACCCTTTAGAGACATGTGCGATTTGTCTAACAGGTCGCATGTTTATCCTTTACTTATTATCACTGTGACATATAAGTTCTTTGCAAGCCCTTAAAATTATTAGCCCCATGTATTTGAACATCTCAAAGTAATTTTAGACCGAGACCGATTACGGAGATAGAAGAATAGTGCAAGTGAAATACTATTTTATCTTTacttaaaaaagaaaaaacaggaGGAAAATTAGCGGTATTCCATTATTATTAGCACTGCAACGTCCTGGTTATATAAATTTGAATATACAGGATTTCATCCGTTTCTACATTTTTGTTACCTGCATGATCAAATCTTTTAAAGAGTCCCAGGATTTCACAAGGTAGGCACCTTTACCGCCTTCCTTTTCACAAAACTGTAACCACGCTGGACCATTATCAGCTTCAAAACTCGAGATTTTATCCTTTGGGATACCAATAATCTTTTCGGTAATTTTTATGAATTTGGAAGGATTTTCTTGCGGGTTTATTAGCAGTACACCATTAGTAGATGGATGTAATATGGACAACAAGTCAGTCTCACTATCCCCTATATACCAATAGCTGCAAGAATTTCCTTCTTTATTGCAACCTGAGTCGATCTTATCTAATATTTCACCCAGTATCTTGACCTTATCAGAGCCTGTCAATAACCGACAATCAAATTCACCATTGTAGCTTTGAGAACACTTGTCACTAACTTTTTTTAGATCGttacaaaaaatatgacTATTTTTAAGTCTTCTGTCACCAATGACTTCATGAATAAACTCTTTTGACCAATTTATAGATAAAACGTAAAAATcactttcaaaatttttgacaaCTGAAGAGCAAAACGTTTTGAAACCATCTCTTAGTAAACAATCTTCGTGATTCTGATCTCTGGCGAACGTTTTCATTTGATCCAAAGAAATCGACTTAAAAATCTGTTGTTTTGTAATTTCATTTACACTATTTAACTCAACAACCCTGTtatgattttgatattttaattCGTCCGCAAACAACTTATTGAAGTTAGACTGCGAAATTATCGTAGGTACGCCTGAAGATAACAACGGCAGTGATCTCGTTCCATTGTATTTGTATTTATGGTATCCGTCCATATATGTCTTGGTAAAATGACCCCACTCAGGTTTCAACCGCGGGTTCAGTAGATACGGTAATTTAGCAATGGTGCAGATTGTGTCAACTCTTGTGATTGTTTCATCAAAATCTGAAATAATAATGGTTTTCATATCCTCCACTGTTCGCTTCTGGTTACTGCAATTGTTAAATGCATTGGCTCGATTGTCAACATTGCTTTGTGCGAAGAAAGGTCGcttttaaagaaaacgaTAAGAACTAACCTCTAActacataataataagaaaaaagtatacAGATAAACAAGCTCAGTAGTAAtacataaaataaaaagttttgCAAATCGATTGTCCACACACTTCTATATCAATTCCAACTAAGAAAACGAAGGAACCGACTCAAACCGGTGTAAAAGCTAGGCTTTCAATCTCTGCTCCTCCAAACAAAACTAGTGCTTGATATCACATCCAATTAAATTACGTAAATAATTTTAGAGTGACACCATCGTACAAAGAGGGCATTAagcttatttttttaattcttatgaaaaaaaaaatgtgaaagagagtagaaaattttcataacGAATCTCTTCTATTCTTATGTACCGTTCCgccaaatttttcatgaaaaaatttgggaaaaagaaaaaaaaaaaaaatagtatatAAAGTAAAAAAGATGCGCAAGCCCGGAATCGAACCGGGGGCCCAACGATGGCAACGTTGGATTTTACCACTAAACCACTTGCGCTAGTAATCTTGATACATGATTCGAGAAAAGCAACAATATTATGTATACGGAATATACTAGGAGTTCTCTTCAAGGATAgaggaatcctcaaaatggaatccatatttctacatactaatattacgattatcccttcttctattttatatgtttcattatcctattacattatcaatccttgcacttcagcttcctctaacttcgatgacagcttctcataacttatgtcatcatcttaacaccgtatatgataatatattgataatataactattagttgatagacgatagtggatttcTATTCCAACAAGAACATCCTTGAAAGGTCGACTATTAACATAAGAATAAGAGAGAGTGTGTGGCCGATGCTGTTGCTATAGCTCGGTCGTAGTTTAACACCACGGCATTATTCAGCTTTAAAACAATTGAATTATAAACCTGCTTTTCTTACTACGAAAAGTGTTTCCCTTTAATAAATCTATTGTACATACTTTACAGTTGATAGTACCTTCACCATAAAAATATGCAAACGCTTTTGTTATTGGGAACAGGAATACCAACCGTTCTCATGGAAAATAGCAAAGTgtaaaagaatttattatCATCGAGTGATAAAGAATATCGCCAGATCTTTACGGATATATATCgctaaaaatatttgtcgCCAATAAAAGATATGTCTAACGCTCCCTTTGCAGGTAGTTTTTTACTGGCATCGCCTTTTTACTGcaaattattgaaaattttcgaGCGAGAAAAAGGAACGAAAAGAGATGAGctaaattcaaatatcaaagtaCTGTCATAAGTGCTTTCTTTATCGACAAATTACAAGCAGAAGAAACATTCACTTCACAATTAAATGTCCGAAAATCACGTTCCTGCCTGGAAAAGAATTGCTTTGAAGAGACAGACTATAAGCAGTGGTGACgaaagtaaagaaaaaggccAATCCAATCTAATAGATGATGATCCACTAAATATCACTACGCATTTATCCACTGGTAATTTgacaaagaaagagaaaaaaagaatcattAATGGTGAGAGCAAATCCTCTACCAAAAAAGGGAAGCGTGTGTCGAAACCAGggacgaagaagaaggaaaaattgtcaaaggatgaaaagaattcgaaaaaaaataaaattcttaAAGATCAATTACGTTACCTGATAGAATTTTTCAGGACAAAGTCTGAGAGCAAGTTTCCCACCGGAATCCTAGAATTGGAAAgtgtaaaagaaaattacgGCGACTCCCTGATCAAAGACGAGCCATCAGAGTCTGGTGTTGTTGAAGTTTGGAAATTTTCCAAGCAAAAGCAAAATTGGCTTATtaagcattttttcaacttggACGAAATCCCCTCAGTATATAATGatcttttgcttttataTTTCAGGGACTTACAAGGtaaatcaaaagaagaactaaTATCAAAATGCAAAGGAAAACTGAAGCAATGGAACGACTATGTGGAAGatcaagaaacaaaaataaaagcgTTAATTGCAGAGGATAAGGCTAGCGAACCAATTAAtggtgaagaaaaagaagaaggtgaaAAAGACGGTAATGCCGAACAAGGGAAGCAAAAAGAGGTACAAGACGAGCAAGAGGAAGTACAAATGCCGAATAAAGAGCTTGTTCAAAGAAGTCTGAAATTACTagaaatttggaagaatgATGACTCGGAGCAGATAGAACTTAAGAATTTCTTCGTTGATGTTTAACATAGAGTTCAACAACGTTGTTCAGTTGTAGTATATATTTTACTGTGAAATACGCTCAAAAAGTAGCGGGATAAATCGTTTCAGGAAGTATAATTTCTTACAAAACTATAACAAGATCGTCTAAGTAACATACATAAAGAAATCAcataaatttttaaaattcgaggtcaaaaaaatcaggTGGATACATAACTTACCTTAAGTTATCAAGATTTTCAGTACACACAATGTGATTACACTGATTTATAAAACCACCTTACGGCCTCTTATAAGTAATAACGTGGCTCATCAAAAACATGGTAGAAGTGACCCCTCTCACCTTCGCCTAAAAACTTATCTGGAAATTTCATGTCCTCATATTCCGGTTCACTCATATGACCGTATTCATACATAGAATCCGAGTGCTCTACTAACGCTTGCTCACTCAAAACTTGGAACTTACCAACTTGTAGCTCCGTATCGGTTATCGTTCCTCTTGCAACTCTAGCATATCCTGTTCTTCTCAAGCCCCTATACAAGATATACTCACACCATCTATCATCGTCAGAAGGATCAATGTCGTGCATTCCGGATGTTTCACTAACGTACGTATTGTAGTTGCCTTCACCTGGATCAACAACTAAGTAACTTAATAAAATAGCTGGGCGAGTCGTATTGCCCATGAGCTTAGCCATGTAGTTACTTTGCAGTCTTCTATCctcttcatcctcttcttgTCCACTATGGAATACAAAGACGTCAACGAGAGTGTCATTGTACGTTTGAAGTGTGGCATGAATGGCTGGCGCAAGTTCCCCAACTGGAGAGGGCAATAAATGATGCGTAGAATTTACGATAGGGAATTTAGAAAGAAGAACACAGCCCCAGGTATGTTTATTTGGACCTGGTCCGAAATCTGCATACATATTCAAATCATGAGCTAGTTTGCTAGTTAGATCCCTGTTCCCCATGGTAATTCTTTGTGTATCTGTTTCTAGTAGACCTACCACATCTAGTTCCATATCTTTAATAAGGTTGATCATTCTGTCTTCAGATGCCCACATATCATTATCGAGACCAAAGTGGATAGTCCAAATACCAGCTGTAATCAACTGAGAATCTGGATGATAAGGCTGAGGAATTCCTGTAGGTCTAATATCATACACGAACCTAGCTGTTAGTGATAGCAGGGCCACggcaaagaagaaaacataaatgaagaattttttgccCATAGTCACCAGTTGAATGTTAAGGTTTTTGCATGTTAAAGCAccaataatgataaatGTGGAAGAAAAGGCAAGAACCGTCTCAATCTTCTCCCTCAGTACCCAGCCCATTGGAACAAATGCGTATGCAACGACCCAAACATGGGCAAGgacaaagataatataaaCGGAGAATGATAGGACATAAACCCATATGTTTTGAACTTGGCCTAATGCAGAAAAATACGAAGGAACTAACCAAAGCATAGCGATAGCGTACAATAAACCACCGAAAATATATTTAGGCCATTGTGTAATGCTTCTAGCTGAAAGTACAGCAGTGGATATGAGAAGCAACAAACATGGAACTAATGGCTTGCCCATAAACTTCACAGAACTCAAAGAAGCAAATAACATGACCGTACAAGTTAAGGCGCCCCAAGGCCATGGCAAGGGACCGTGTGATTCATTGTAACCTTCCCATGCCCAATAAATAGTAGTAGAAGAATCCGTCAATAACTGATGAATTCCGAATAACAACGAGCCAAAACCAACAGCCAAAAATAATTTGCCAATCAACGAAGCAGATTTTGCTTGAGCATTCCTTTTCCCTTCGAAATTAATTGAATTAACATAAGGCGACAGCATGCCGAATAAAACAGTAAGCACGAGAGCTGTCTTATTATACCCACCATTACGTTCATCTAAAATGACCCAAGTTGGATTGTTGGTATAGAACCCCATTTTCAAGATCACAGATGCAACAAGACCTAACAGCCAAGTTAGAGCAAAAGAGAAACTAGTCTCCGCATTTGTGATATATCTTAGATTTTGTACAAACGTTGCAACGGTAATGGAAGTTCCCACAGCTACAGAAATCAACCTTAATTCTGGCATCTGAACAATATAGGCACCAATGGCAATAATACCTCCTAAAAGTACACCATATTGCGTGAAGGCTTCAGAAACGAACGGCAGATATAAGAAAATGGGTCCCAAATAACCCAATATTGCAGCTTCATAACCTGAGATTCCCATATACCATAGCGGGAAATGCCAAATACTACATAACAGGGACGTAACGTTCGaccagaaaagaaaaccgttaaaaatatttgttagtaagtaaaaaaaagagtcaAACCTGAAATATGAACCAGTTGCGCTTCTAGCAACGggtttttccttttcaacCTTCTTTTCACCACTTTTCTGCAATTctgaacttttttcttctccatAATTTATGGGACTAGAGTCTctaatttggaaaaaactGGTATTACCGGGTTTCTCATTAAAAGCGAGAACAATATCtatctttttgaaatcaGCGTAAGCAAATGCATCAAATGCAATATCTAAAAGAATCAGAGACCATTCGAAATAAGCATATATAGAATATGCCCCAGCTCTCTGTTGGACGGAGTGCTGAATGTACCAGTAAATCATCGGGAACAAtgttccaaaaaaaattgtagCAGTCAACCCTTTGTTCTTCGAAGTTAAAGGACTAGAATAGCGGGTAATCATTATATCCCATGGTAACGTTAAAACAATGTATGTGATCATAAATATATCATGAATATCGTGGTCATCTGTACTTGTAATGTATACCCAACCACCGCAAGAGACTGTCCGGAGTACACCGACAAGGAAGCATACCTTAGATTGGTTCAAGTAGTAGTGACCTAGTAGCAGTAAAAATCTTGGAAAAGCAGTTAGAGCTATtaagatttggaaaatagAACGTTCCGGATAGCGGTCCCCGATAGTGGCTGATACACTAGGAAACCACTCATCTGGATACGTATAATGTGCATTGGTTAcaattttatgaaaatgTAATGAATAACCAGTGACCAAAGCTGCAAAGAAGGCGGAGAATGCACAAATAGTATGAGCTATAGGGATGATCTTCCCATTGATGATCAGCATAACTGGCGGTGGATACCTTCTGTATTCCTGGTTACTTATTCCTCGAGAAATCGGACATTAAAAGGGTGCAAATACTGTGGAGAAATTATAAGTTACCAAGTCAAAAAGCGAATGAGAATCTATTGTTGCGATTTTTTTGGTTACTACTTCTTACCCGAACTAACTTTAcataataaaaaagcaTGAAGCGCATATTCAGGGACTCAAAAATCCCAAACTGGCACTTCTGTATATACCGATGAGCATACTTTGATTGTAAAAAACAACATTAAAAAGAACTGCAAACCTGAACCAAGAATACTTAATTTCAAAACCGAGAAATGAGGTACAACTTGTAGAAGTTCACTTAAACTTATTGAGCATACAATCTCAACAAAACTAACTGCAAAGTTTGTTGCTATAGTCATATAGTAATACTAGCAGGAAGCCATtaatcaaaaagaaactcCATATAAAACGtaataaatattatgaATAATAGTACAATATAAGAACaaagacgaagaaaataCATTATAACTGAAGTGCCaatattagaaaaaaaaaaggtggAATATCCTAGTGgaaaaatatcatctatGCGGTGAAAGAATTAAATAGATACTATGGATTGTTTCGATCTATCCTTTTATCTGCTGcttgcctttttttttcattctccTTCTTCAGTCTTTTTCCATAGGCGAGTCCACAGGGACTACAAAGTTCCCTGTTTTGGTCGGGTCCACTACGCCATTGAATTGTCCAAGTGTCTTTACATTTAGAGCATTCCTTTATCTCACCATTTGGGAGGATTGTTTGtctcttttctcttttagGACGACTAGTAGTCTTTTTGCTGTATTTCTTCGTAATACTGGCAGACCGACTAGTTCCTTGTGCACAACTATGGTAGCCTTCAAGATTGTTTGCTTCTTGGCTAGTCGTACGTCTCTCGGAATTGCATGCACTAGTTACACGATTCTTTGAGGGTGTAATTTCGTTCAAAGAGCTGGTTTTGTTCTTAACAATATTTCTTGTAAGATCTCTTAGTTGTTCGGCattctcaatttttttttcaacatcaACAGCCCTTATTTGAGAAAAGGATACTTCAATAAATGAGCAACTTGCATAAACTCTTCCGCGTTCCTTATATGCCTTCTTTTTATCGTTTGACTTCCAGTCATCAATTTCTCTATTTAATAATAACGTTTTCTCCATATCTGACTTTTTAACTACTCTAGTTAAGAAGGAACTTCCAGAGTTGTCATAATTATTATATCGCATACTAGCAATAGTAAATGTCTGGTTATTTACCTAGCAACCTCTTAACAAAGCGATAACAATGAAACAGCAATATAAGTCTATTTAATTGACAACATCATTGATAAAAGTTTGAACAAGCGTCTAAAAGTCGAAGAAGTtcatttcaaagttttgtGTATCGAGCTTGATGATACTTATTTAGGGATCCGCTCTAGTTTACTGTGATACAACTGAAAAACATTACAAAGCTATCGCGCCTGCATTCTCATATTAGTGGCGTATGTTTGTGTCACATTCGATACTTCTACATAATACAATGACTGAACCCTTACCGCTGGCACAGGAATACCGCGCCGCGAAAGCAGGGTCTAGGAGAAACAATAGAATTCTTGGCGATGAGAGAGGGGAAGGctttaataaaaaaaaatagcgCTTATCCGATTCTGTTGGAATAAGTGGCTATCAATATTTACATGTTGATATGGTAGTAAGGATATAAATGCTTATATTGAATATTTGGAATAAGCATCAACTATCACTTATTGAAAAGGACtcgaacaaaaaaatatgaaatgTCGAAAGCCACATCACTGAGAAGTTGTTGGATTGAAGCTCTAAAATGTCATCTTTTAGTAGTATTCGtgttactagtatattatcacaTGCGGTGTAAAAAGATGACGTAaagattgagaaacagTCATCAACTGTtatggaagctgaaatgcaaatattgataatgtaataggataatgaaacgtataaaatgaaaaagaataataaaatattattatgtagaaataccgattccattttgagaattcctatatccttgagaagaacttctagtatattctgtatacataatattactgcctttatcaacaatggaatgccaaaaattatcaaaatatcacccaatattcaattttattGTTGTGAAGACATCAAGCCCTAGATATATATCATAGTAGGATAAAATAGTAGAATAAAACTATTCATATATCTACGTGAAAGCATCAGAGATTGTAATGTTGAGCGCCGTGGCGCAGTGGAAGCGCGCAGGGCTCATAACCCTGATGTCCTCGGATCGAAACCGAGCGGCGctattaaattttttgaactgtccattaataataatggaaCTGACGTCGTCAATTACCGGTAGCTTTTTTGCCCACATTTTTAATCATCTTTTAAGTATTTGAGTATTTGTTGTTCACTAGAGTTTTACTAATTAAGGTTctgagaaaataaagatatgCATTTAGAAAAGTCGGTTCTACACCgcaaatttctttattacaGAAACATTTTATACAAAGAGGATACATAGttattggaaagaaaatcaatTATCTTTTTGTTGGGTAGTATGAATATTACTTGTACATTATCATATACAATATAAAAAGATGTCATAGAGTTGtgaaatatttattatatttaataaaagctGAAGCGCAATGATTGAAAACGTTTTAGGATGATTAATGATAAAGTACAAAATGAGgagaagaaataataataacataaAGTGGAAATACCGGTTATCTTTTAAGGATATTATAACCTGGAGGAAAACTTCCTGGGTTCTCTGTATATTCAACACTTTTCCGTTATCAAAAATAGAATCCCAACAGTATCCCCATTTTCGTCAATATCTCCATAACGACAAGGTCTTCTAGATACCATATAATGACAATAACCAAGCCCACCATTTAGGTGGATTTTTTGTGTggttttgaaattaaaacATTTTTAGAGGAAAATTGTGATCACAGAATTTCACATTCCCAGTTActttaataatattcataGTTAGAGATGAAGAGGTACTATTAATATGAAGGTTAAGTATGAATCTTCTCATGCTTCTATAAGCGAGGGATATAAAACATCGCCAACTGTTTCATCTTatttattatcaatattatGTGTGTTTGGAGCTTACTATACAGTTAATGTGATAATTAATATAACTCTTGTATAACTACCATATCAATGTTCAATTAATAGATCTTAAATCGGTTTCATTACTACCTGAACTGCATGTATGAAATTTCCTTCCACATTAGGCACATTCACATGTAATACGAGATGTACATCTATATGTGATATTAGCATTTACACAGCAATCCTATATCACTATTAATGGCCACTTGTTCCAAAAAGTATATATTATGAAGcgtattattattttatacTCAGATAGCTGGTGCGATACGTTCGCAGATTTTGAGCGCAATGCAATGAGTATGACGGAAAGGTTCACTCATAATTTCAATAACTCAAGttgtttgaatttaaaataCATTCCCCGTTAGATAAGCTATAAACATTGTTACTTGCGCTTGCGGCACATGTAATgtagtttctttctttttccaagaaaaaagaaagcccTGTAGGGGGCTCGAACCCCTAACCTTATGATTAAGAGTCATACGCGCTACCGATTGCGCCAACAAGGCTCTTTaattatgaaaaattacGTTTAATAAGTGacttaaaaatataaatactGTTACTAAAATGTGAACTAAAACCtcaatattattttctgaTCACTTGATGAATAGCTGGTAATTGTtggattccattgttggtAAAGGCTATAATTTTACGTATATAgaattgttggaataaaaatccactatcgtctatcaactatagttatattatcaatatattatcatatacggtgttaagatgatgacataagttatgagaagctgtcatcgaagttagaggaagctgaagtgcaaggattgataatgtaataggataatgaaacatataaaacggaatgaggaataatcgtaatattagtatgtagaaatatagattccattttgaggattcctatatcctcgagga
The nucleotide sequence above comes from Saccharomyces cerevisiae S288C chromosome III, complete sequence. Encoded proteins:
- the RBP95 gene encoding RNA-binding ribosome assembly factor RBP95 (RNA-binding ribosome assembly factor; constituent of early pre-60S particles; genetically and physically linked to most NOP8 60s ribosome pre-assembly complex members and to ribosomal protein Rpl3p; contains two independent RNA-interacting domains; associates with helix H95 in 3' region of 25S rRNA, in close proximity to binding sites of Npa1p and Rpl3p; interacts with several snoRNAs), whose product is MSENHVPAWKRIALKRQTISSGDESKEKGQSNLIDDDPLNITTHLSTGNLTKKEKKRIINGESKSSTKKGKRVSKPGTKKKEKLSKDEKNSKKNKILKDQLRYLIEFFRTKSESKFPTGILELESVKENYGDSLIKDEPSESGVVEVWKFSKQKQNWLIKHFFNLDEIPSVYNDLLLLYFRDLQGKSKEELISKCKGKLKQWNDYVEDQETKIKALIAEDKASEPINGEEKEEGEKDGNAEQGKQKEVQDEQEEVQMPNKELVQRSLKLLEIWKNDDSEQIELKNFFVDV
- the CWH43 gene encoding Cwh43p (GPI lipid remodelase; responsible for introducing ceramides into GPI anchors having a C26:0 fatty acid in sn-2 of the glycerol moiety; can also use lyso-GPI protein anchors and various base resistant lipids as substrates; contains 14-16 transmembrane segments and several putative glycosylation and phosphorylation sites; null mutation is synthetically lethal with pkc1 deletion) gives rise to the protein MLIINGKIIPIAHTICAFSAFFAALVTGYSLHFHKIVTNAHYTYPDEWFPSVSATIGDRYPERSIFQILIALTAFPRFLLLLGHYYLNQSKVCFLVGVLRTVSCGGWVYITSTDDHDIHDIFMITYIVLTLPWDIMITRYSSPLTSKNKGLTATIFFGTLFPMIYWYIQHSVQQRAGAYSIYAYFEWSLILLDIAFDAFAYADFKKIDIVLAFNEKPGNTSFFQIRDSSPINYGEEKSSELQKSGEKKVEKEKPVARSATGSYFRFDSFFYLLTNIFNGFLFWSNVTSLLCSIWHFPLWYMGISGYEAAILGYLGPIFLYLPFVSEAFTQYGVLLGGIIAIGAYIVQMPELRLISVAVGTSITVATFVQNLRYITNAETSFSFALTWLLGLVASVILKMGFYTNNPTWVILDERNGGYNKTALVLTVLFGMLSPYVNSINFEGKRNAQAKSASLIGKLFLAVGFGSLLFGIHQLLTDSSTTIYWAWEGYNESHGPLPWPWGALTCTVMLFASLSSVKFMGKPLVPCLLLLISTAVLSARSITQWPKYIFGGLLYAIAMLWLVPSYFSALGQVQNIWVYVLSFSVYIIFVLAHVWVVAYAFVPMGWVLREKIETVLAFSSTFIIIGALTCKNLNIQLVTMGKKFFIYVFFFAVALLSLTARFVYDIRPTGIPQPYHPDSQLITAGIWTIHFGLDNDMWASEDRMINLIKDMELDVVGLLETDTQRITMGNRDLTSKLAHDLNMYADFGPGPNKHTWGCVLLSKFPIVNSTHHLLPSPVGELAPAIHATLQTYNDTLVDVFVFHSGQEEDEEDRRLQSNYMAKLMGNTTRPAILLSYLVVDPGEGNYNTYVSETSGMHDIDPSDDDRWCEYILYRGLRRTGYARVARGTITDTELQVGKFQVLSEQALVEHSDSMYEYGHMSEPEYEDMKFPDKFLGEGERGHFYHVFDEPRYYL